One Tamlana carrageenivorans genomic region harbors:
- a CDS encoding transglutaminase family protein: MVVFDLWHKTKYKYEQGASFCHNLVTLKPKNFPGQELLDYRLEISPTPTEISERIDFFGNTIATFSIQENHEELTVIARSKIVRDYKYQVSNENIEARNKVTIEEALKQLKGIDPAIINARQYVLFSPLITKLSPKIKKYAEVSFNPGRSLYEAAHELMQRIFIDFDFVPGFTNIATPLDNVMNAKKGVCQDFAQIAIACVRSMGLPARYVSGYIETIPPEGKEKLIGTDASHAWFSVFIPQYGWVDFDPTNNQIPKDQHIVVAHGRDYYDVPPLKGVIYSTGKNDMEVSVDLRPAKENAKHKKD; encoded by the coding sequence ATGGTAGTTTTCGATCTCTGGCATAAAACCAAATATAAGTACGAGCAAGGCGCTTCTTTTTGTCATAATCTAGTCACATTAAAGCCTAAAAATTTTCCGGGTCAAGAGTTGTTAGATTATCGTTTAGAAATTAGTCCAACCCCAACTGAAATTTCTGAAAGAATTGATTTTTTCGGAAATACCATAGCAACTTTTTCTATTCAGGAAAACCATGAAGAGCTTACGGTTATTGCGCGAAGCAAAATCGTTAGAGACTATAAATATCAAGTTTCTAATGAAAATATTGAGGCTAGAAACAAGGTGACTATAGAAGAAGCTTTAAAACAATTAAAAGGTATTGACCCCGCTATTATCAATGCAAGACAATATGTGTTGTTTTCCCCTCTAATTACAAAATTGTCGCCGAAAATAAAAAAGTATGCCGAGGTTTCCTTTAATCCTGGCCGTTCTCTTTATGAAGCCGCACACGAACTCATGCAACGTATTTTCATTGATTTTGACTTTGTTCCTGGTTTTACAAATATTGCTACCCCCCTAGATAACGTCATGAATGCCAAAAAAGGGGTTTGTCAGGATTTTGCCCAAATTGCTATTGCTTGTGTGCGCTCTATGGGCTTACCTGCAAGATATGTAAGTGGCTATATCGAAACCATTCCGCCAGAAGGCAAAGAAAAATTAATAGGCACTGACGCGTCACATGCCTGGTTTTCAGTTTTTATTCCTCAATATGGTTGGGTAGATTTTGATCCTACAAATAATCAAATACCTAAAGACCAACATATTGTTGTAGCACATGGCCGAGATTATTACGATGTTCCGCCACTAAAAGGTGTAATCTATTCTACAGGGAAAAATGACATGGAAGTATCGGTAGATTTACGTCCCGCAAAGGAAAATGCTAAACACAAAAAAGACTAA